Part of the Candoia aspera isolate rCanAsp1 chromosome 1, rCanAsp1.hap2, whole genome shotgun sequence genome, ttcttatcagttgtttatattgtaatttatattttttatggttttaattgctgtttttattgtaaaccgcccagagtccccctttttgggggagatgggcggtgatagaaatttgataaataaataaatctcccagggaacccctagtgacctctcacagaaccctagggttccacagaaccctggttgagaaacccttccCTACTGTAATCTAAGAGGTTGATCATTTATTAAAGCAATTAGTGTGTTTTATATGTTTACTCTTATGTTAGAAGTACCTCAGATCAagaaatttaattataatttaataattaaaactgaaatgttttttACATAAGCATAATCTGTCTGTAATAATGTAGTGTTCTTATACAGCTGTTTGAAGAAATCCTATCTTTGGAGTTTGATTAAAATCTAATAGGTGCCACTCCCTTCGGTTTTAATTTAAAACGTAATGCCACAGTTAGAAAGGCATTCTTACAAACCAACTTTAATAAAGAcagtgtttggtatattgttttctgctacagattaaggttactatggtaactaatcattttgatgaagaggttgaatttaattgtcctcttttcaggtgttaatagttgtatagcctgaagcgagggcagtttgATTGTTACtcatttccttctctttaggcatgtggagagtaagcagctctcagagagcctgtgagaatgcagaagcctgtaaatatgtttttgtgctttctgtaaataaatttatttttatagaaatgcctggtgtgtgacttttctgatctctcctgggccaaacgctttctagcactctgccaacagacaGCACATATCTCGGGAAGTATTTGAAATAATAGGCAAGAAAAACTACGCTGGATTATtcataattaaaagcaaaattcaaTCAAAACAAATATTGGACTATTAAATGTTGACAGTATCAGATTTTTATCAGTCAGCCATTATATAACTTATGAACATGGACTGATGTCTCTTTAACTCAGAACTTTTTGATTCTATTTAACAGGATAAAATTGTTCAACTTATGTACATAAATTAAAAAGTTCCCTTATTTTATCTATATGGAAAAGAACACAGATACAATAATCTCCATTTCAGATTAGTCAAGTAGACTTTTTAACAAATACAAAAGTGGTCTTAGAAGAAATCATCTTTTACCTGGAAAGTTTAATATAATCTTGAAGTATCTAAAATGGTGCATCTTAGCAATGGCTTGCCAGTACATTGAAAAAATGAAAGACTTCATCCTTATCTAATGCAGCCACTTCTGTTGAACATTCAGTACATTTCACTGGATGATATACCTCCTCTTCCTGTCTTTCTGAGCCAATAATTGATTCATTACTCTGTTTAGTTTTCTTGTGCCCTCTCTTTGTCTTCTTGTTCAGTGGGTCTCTGTATTTCAAAATTTCTTCTTTGACGACAGTACAGTTCATCACAAACATTGCTCTGTACTGAGTTTTGTATAATTCATGCCTAAAAAGAATAGtcgaagaggaagaaaaacatagTGATCTTGACTGATTAAATATTTCGAAATTGATAACCCTTTAAATATTGAATGCAAGAGATTTGTAATCAAAGATAAAGGATGAGTTTGGcctcaaataaaaaaaaagtactgcacagaatgtgcaaaatgttccatacATGACCTAGTGTGTGTACAGAACAACTGATTCTGGGTGATTCATGACTCAACTGTTACGGTTGTTTCATGTGCTTTAGTCCATATACAGAAAGAAACAGGGTGATTTTGTTCTTCAATTCCAGAAGCAGTTTGAGAAGGCAGGGTAGaggagagcaggaaaaaaaacaaggccAAGgtacagtcactcatgtccttgttatctcccatatagactactgcaatgcgctctacatggggctacccttgaagagtatccggaagcttcagctggtccagaatgcggccacgcaggcagttattggtgccccaagattggcacatatgacaccactgctgcacgagctgcactgggtgccagtttgcttccgggtccaattcaagatgttggttatcacctttaaagccctacatggcatggggccaggttacccgagggactgcctcttccccgtatcatcagcccatcccacccactcatgcatagagggcatgctgcggaccccatcaataagataattccatctggcggggtccaggaggcgggccttcttggcagtagcacccgccctttggaacatcctgcccctggaggtgagattagccccatcgctcctagccttccggagaaagttgaagacctggctctaccaCCGGgcttgggggagggaggaggatcgacatacttggggttggctagtgctttAAAGTGCCcttcctacataatgattgaagagatcatagccatctggattttatgagctggggtagttaagaaattgtttcagttttagttttaatgggattttattagaattttattgtatatttattcgaattgtattgcatatttattctgtattgtaaaccgcccagagtccctccggtcggaggagatgggcggtgacaaatttgataaataaataaataaatttctttggTGAGGGGGTGTGCTGACATCAGCAGTGGCAGCAACCACTaggggaggaagaaaagatgTTGGGAAGATCAGGGGCAGTTAAGCTGGTAAGATAATGCTTCACTGGTACATCAGCAgcaactggaaggaaggaagagggaaggagagagggaaggtGCTAGGGACATCAGAGGTTGGATGGACCCATGGGATATGCTACATTGGGACATCTGAAGTGGTTGAGGGCTGGAAGGGAAcagaaaacatttggaaaattaGGCAGGCAGGCTAGTGTACAGGCCATGCAGAAGAGATGGGGAGAGAGGGTAATGTGCACCAGCTTTCCCTACTCGCTCCATAAAATCACtgattcctcctgattttgttTTGTATGAAGCATGGAACAACCAAAATATTATGGATTTTATTTCTGTCAAAACATGGTCAATCCAAAATGGTACAGCAGAAGTTTTTTTGAATGTGATAGTTTGATTCAAGCTgaaactaaaatatattttccattttatgcacatacacacagtacTACAACACGTTAGACTACATGCCTTATTTGACATAGCCTTTTCTAGTTAATAAATACCATATCAATGACATAGAGTAAATATGTCATTCTGCTGATGAAAAATCTCTTTCACCAAGAAGGGGCAAGGAGACCATTTTCAGCACTTCTTCCCTTAGAGGGAGTCAGAGGATAAAGATAATGGAGCAGAAGTCCTTAGCGCAAACTTTTGAATATCTCTCAGCCAAGCTACTGGATAGAATGGATCAATTGCTTATGGACAGAGCAGGCTCTAATAAGTTGTAAAACATGAACAAATTGCAATGGATGTCAATGAAATTAACTTGAAGGGGGATTTCAGTGTAGTACAAATGGATGATGGATGACTTATTCACTAAAGGAGATGAACAGATGTCAAACCAGGAAGCtaatttggataatttttttcttctggatataCTAAAGAGGTCTGCTAAGGTTTGGAAAGACTTTTTTTAGAAGTGACAAATGATAAACTTTACCTGATGGATatacaaaaaaaatctgttaaagttttaaaggatttttgcCCTAATACACAGATGACAAGCAAACTACCTCTGGGACTTTTTTGGAAGGGAttcaagaataattttaaaaactcagggaagGTTTGTAAGGTTGGCTTGTTTGACCAgggctaaaagaggaaaataattaaatacggTCGCCCTttttggacttttgctgacaaggaATGATTGACAAAGCGTTTGGATCTTGTTTTTTCAGCTAAGAGATGAGTTACGGAAAGAAGagctattgtgttttatttagagacggtgataagttactaaaattgtttctacctgctgggatgaaggggaaagttcttttttcttttctacacatcccatcccatcccatcccatccctttttccttttttttgtatttttctgtttgtattttttatagtttgtatcaacttttattcttttcatttataattcttaataaaattatttttaaaaaatcaattgccTCCTATTGCCTTATATCAGGAGGTAACCAGCATTGGAAAAAGCCTATTTACTTCATGACATGAGTAAATCAGACAGTCTCGAGTATTTATAGCTCATATTACCATTTTGTTCTGAACTTCAGAAATAATGAATCTCCCTTCTCTACCCTTATATGCCttatttgtttttagtttgtaaCTTCAAGGCAGGGGAGGGCTCTGATTCTATTGATGTGACTCACCTTAGATAATAATTGTCTGTTGCTACTTGTGCTACTATATTGTTATGTCAAAGTCAACTGAATCAGTGAGCTGGCAGAAGTATATTCACCAGTGAAactgattcctcctcctcctagtcTGCTGCATAAGATTGGGGAATCTACCACAGCATATTAGGGGCAGACTGCGCATGAAGAATGGAAAGTTTCATTGCATGAACAGATGTCTGCCTGAATCGGTTTATGCACCCAAATATACTGCTAAAGAGATTATTCCTCCCCATCCTTCATATTTTCACTATTGACAAGCTAATGATGAAAACTATGTGGTAAGTCCTCATTTTTTTGAGTGCATGCAAGGTAAATGTCTCTGGAAACTGAACTGAAAACTAAAGTATAATATAAccacataaataaatagtagctTATATTGTGCAGAGGGCATAAAGTTCAAATAATTACCTTTGACAATCAAGGCACAATGTTGTCATACACGCAGGACAGTTCAAAATAGCATCACTGTTGGGAATGGCAGGAAGTTTTTCTATTTGTTGTTGTGATCGAACACTTCTTATACTAAGATACCTACAGCAAGAGAGcacaaaagtcaaggagcatcACTATTAGTGTAGCAATCTTTACTGAAACTCTGGTGCATGCCAAAAGCCTAGAATATGTGGATGTCGATAGCAATATTTCAACGTTCTCAGTCCTAGCTTTAGAAAACTACATAAACACCACGCCAAAATGAAATGGCTTCATTGCATCCCCCGCTCCACACTTTTGACACACATTTCACACAAATTCTTATTTCTCTCCTGGTTACCCATATTACTCATATTCAATGCAAATAGGATCAAATTGACAAGAGGGCAATCCCACATCACTCCAGGAACACAAACAGCGATCACCTGAAGAAGATGCTAATGTCATCAGGCCCACACTGGCAGGACCAGAGACCTCTCATACTAATATTGGATGGGCAAGGGGAAAGCTGGTGTTTACACAACAACCCAAAGGAAACCATACTTACTCAACTGCGGTTATGGGAGTCATATCTAAGTTGAAGACTCTATCTGATTCTTTATAATCTCTCTACTGTATGGATTTCAATGCAATTTTATCATACGTACGCTTGTAAAATTACTAGAAAATCcagaaatacaaatgaaatgtCTTCCTGCCTTATACTAGCTAAAAGTATGATTCCAACTggcacagctttccccaactgtACGCATCAAGAAATGAACGTGCAGAAAGGAGTTACCAGACACTAAGACCCATTTGATGTaccaataattaaatataaaattataactATGGCAGATATCAGGAAGTTATAAAACTCTTatcataatttttttccaaaataaacaaatggaactAAAtctaccagcagcaaggtgggtggattcagttacagtgatgatgagtACACAGTATGGAGATTTGAAAAAACAGGCGAGAGATACATtgtcgtggagaaaatctatctatgcagtcactaggagttgaaaatgacttaatggcacataatcaaatctaAACATTATCCTTAAGTAAAGTTAAGACTTCACCTTaagaaaaaaacagtaagaaataCAAATTTGCAGTGACATAAAatactgaaaagaataaaagattctaAGATATAGTCCTAGAAGCCTCAATAATTAAATCTCCATCTTGGGGATTCAGAAAGGAAGGAGGTTTTTAGGCAATAAGCATGATCTTGAACTGTGGTGGGgatagaaaatgattttttttgttcATCTATTTACtgtatcaatttatatccccCCATATTCAGAAGACTTCAGGTGGTGTCTAAATTTAAAAGTATGATCTAGCTGAGTTCAGAACTATAATATAAACTAGTATTAGTCACAGAGTAACATTTCATTCAAAATGAGCATTCTTCTTACCTCCTTCTCATCGTATCTACCCATGCCTGatctctattgtcttcttctggatcATAAAATAACTCATCATTAGTTGGAATCCGCCGTTCttgatgtttcctttttttcttggtttCTGCAGGACCTGCCATGTTTGTAGACACAGCCAGATTATGGAACACAAAAACTATAATTCAAAGAACTACAAACCCTTGTTGAACTAGCATTCCCTAGGTATCTatgaaaaatattccaaacagGCATCTCCTAAAAGTGGTATTTTAAAGTTGGTCTTACCCAGTCTGATGATCTCCAAATGTGCTAGTCACACACATATAGAGAGCTCTAGAATgggaagc contains:
- the EAPP gene encoding E2F-associated phosphoprotein, whose amino-acid sequence is MSSLREEDDPYVVEEPSDEDPAQSSSEDEVDVLLYGTPDQKRKLIRECLTGESESSSDDEFQKEMEAELSCTMKNMEGQWKSQLPGDASVAGQSGTVSTSKYYDDIYFDSDSDDEDIGPAETKKKRKHQERRIPTNDELFYDPEEDNRDQAWVDTMRRRYLSIRSVRSQQQIEKLPAIPNSDAILNCPACMTTLCLDCQRHELYKTQYRAMFVMNCTVVKEEILKYRDPLNKKTKRGHKKTKQSNESIIGSERQEEEVYHPVKCTECSTEVAALDKDEVFHFFNVLASHC